The Corynebacterium renale genome includes a region encoding these proteins:
- a CDS encoding biotin--[acetyl-CoA-carboxylase] ligase, translating into MATNFTHGIWNVTHVDATGSTNADILADAAHPHAAVIIADHQNAGRGRMARQWVAPAGSSLSLSAGWRVPTERTDTIWAIPLAVGLALTDVIPGSQLKWPNDLLLNGKKVCGILCEAETSSEGAYIAIGIGTNISLTEDQLPVPHATSLALEGIEVDKETYATQLLDALARRLHQWESALPELLDAYRSRCLTIGKEVSVDTPSGAISGKATGVDDSGNLVVAAADTTHHIAAGDVHHVRGADGSYEGN; encoded by the coding sequence ATGGCCACGAATTTCACCCACGGAATCTGGAACGTCACCCATGTCGACGCCACCGGATCCACCAACGCTGACATCCTTGCCGATGCCGCGCACCCGCACGCTGCTGTGATTATCGCGGACCACCAGAATGCAGGGCGTGGGCGAATGGCGCGCCAATGGGTCGCACCGGCCGGCTCCTCGCTGTCCCTTTCTGCAGGCTGGCGGGTGCCCACCGAGCGGACCGACACAATTTGGGCCATCCCGCTGGCAGTTGGCCTCGCGCTCACGGACGTCATTCCCGGATCTCAACTGAAGTGGCCCAACGACCTCCTCCTCAACGGCAAAAAAGTCTGCGGCATCCTGTGCGAGGCCGAAACCTCCTCCGAGGGCGCCTACATTGCCATCGGTATCGGCACCAACATCAGCCTCACCGAAGACCAGCTGCCTGTCCCGCACGCTACCTCGCTCGCGCTCGAGGGCATCGAGGTAGATAAGGAAACCTACGCCACCCAGCTTCTCGACGCCCTAGCGCGCCGCCTCCACCAGTGGGAAAGCGCACTGCCCGAGCTTCTCGACGCCTACCGCTCCCGCTGTCTGACCATCGGCAAAGAGGTATCCGTGGACACCCCTTCAGGGGCAATCTCCGGAAAGGCCACCGGCGTCGATGATTCCGGCAACCTCGTCGTCGCGGCAGCGGATACTACCCACCACATCGCAGCCGGCGACGTGCACCACGTCCGCGGCGCCGACGGCAGCTACGAAGGCAACTAA
- a CDS encoding 5-(carboxyamino)imidazole ribonucleotide synthase: MSGQQNSARTYPVVSVLGDGQLARMLQTPAVELGMELHLLAGAKDASAAQVFTTVYPGDYTVWEDVDRACQDADVVTFDHEHVPAEFSRRLVERGIQVEPRPEALQYAQNKATQRTKMAELGFPVPDFAVLETADDVEKFWERTGGAVCLKTATGGYDGHGVWFPETVAEATELVASATADGHTMLGEAKVPFERELSILVARRRSGEVRAWPVAQSVQKNGICVEAIAPAPGMSAERSAELEEMGTRIAELLGVTGVLAVEVFELADGSVLINELAMRPHNTGHWTQDGSETSQFEQHLRAVCDLPLGSTEMLRPGATTVMHNTLGAEQPAGVTLSERVRTVMEEHPDAKVHLYGKDYRAGRKLGHVNIVGALDEPADAVRERAAHAARILTHGPAN, encoded by the coding sequence GTGAGCGGTCAACAGAATTCAGCCCGAACCTATCCCGTTGTCTCTGTGCTTGGTGATGGCCAACTGGCCCGCATGCTGCAAACCCCTGCCGTCGAACTCGGCATGGAATTGCACCTGCTCGCCGGTGCCAAAGACGCCTCCGCAGCCCAGGTTTTTACCACCGTCTATCCCGGTGATTACACCGTGTGGGAAGACGTGGACCGTGCCTGCCAAGACGCGGACGTAGTCACCTTCGACCACGAGCACGTGCCCGCAGAATTTTCCCGCCGCCTCGTGGAACGTGGGATTCAGGTAGAACCGCGCCCCGAAGCCCTGCAGTATGCGCAAAACAAGGCAACCCAGCGTACAAAGATGGCCGAGCTCGGGTTTCCTGTTCCTGACTTCGCGGTCCTGGAGACTGCAGATGACGTCGAGAAGTTCTGGGAACGCACCGGTGGGGCTGTGTGCCTGAAGACTGCAACCGGAGGCTACGACGGCCACGGCGTCTGGTTCCCGGAAACCGTCGCGGAAGCCACCGAACTGGTCGCGAGCGCGACCGCCGACGGCCACACCATGCTCGGCGAAGCAAAGGTCCCCTTCGAACGCGAACTGTCCATCCTGGTAGCACGTCGTCGCAGCGGGGAGGTCCGCGCCTGGCCAGTCGCGCAGTCCGTGCAGAAGAACGGAATCTGCGTCGAGGCGATAGCACCCGCGCCGGGCATGAGCGCAGAACGCAGCGCCGAACTCGAAGAAATGGGTACCCGCATCGCCGAACTCCTCGGGGTCACTGGTGTGCTCGCAGTGGAGGTCTTTGAGCTTGCCGACGGCTCCGTGCTTATCAACGAACTCGCAATGCGCCCACACAACACCGGCCACTGGACCCAGGACGGTTCCGAAACCAGCCAGTTCGAACAGCACCTGCGCGCCGTGTGCGACCTACCTTTGGGCTCAACTGAAATGCTGCGACCAGGTGCAACGACCGTCATGCACAACACTCTGGGCGCCGAACAGCCTGCTGGTGTGACATTGTCGGAGCGCGTGCGCACAGTCATGGAAGAACACCCCGACGCTAAAGTCCACCTCTATGGCAAGGACTACCGCGCCGGCCGTAAATTGGGGCACGTGAACATTGTGGGCGCGCTTGATGAACCCGCAGACGCCGTCCGCGAACGCGCGGCGCATGCTGCCCGGATTCTTACCCACGGCCCCGCCAACTAA